From the Rhizobium leguminosarum bv. trifolii WSM1325 genome, one window contains:
- a CDS encoding short-chain dehydrogenase/reductase SDR (PFAM: short-chain dehydrogenase/reductase SDR~KEGG: sus:Acid_5930 short-chain dehydrogenase/reductase SDR): MTRLKHSVAVVTGGGRGIGREIALWQAREGAKVAVLARTATEIEETVSLIEDEGGQAIAVTTDVTQYSAVENAFVRIASEFGPVDTLVNNHGSFQAFGPIWECDPVAWWRDVEINLQGTFHTSRTACSTMLARGRGRIINLVGGGTGNSFPHGSGYASSKAAIMRLTECLNDTTIAHGVRAFAVDPGLVRTDMTEKQLFSEAGKTYLPAIQQLFDDGIDIHPSRAALLIADIAAGRFDVLAGRLLRGVDDRDVLEKEMDALAEADGRALRFSAIEQQKL; the protein is encoded by the coding sequence ATGACCCGGCTTAAGCACAGCGTAGCGGTCGTCACCGGTGGCGGTAGAGGAATCGGTCGGGAGATCGCCCTTTGGCAGGCGCGCGAAGGCGCCAAGGTCGCAGTGCTTGCGCGAACCGCCACTGAGATCGAGGAAACAGTCTCGCTGATTGAAGATGAGGGCGGGCAAGCGATCGCTGTGACGACCGACGTCACCCAATACAGCGCCGTCGAAAACGCTTTTGTCCGGATCGCATCTGAGTTCGGTCCGGTTGATACGTTAGTCAACAATCACGGTTCCTTCCAGGCTTTCGGACCAATATGGGAGTGTGATCCTGTTGCCTGGTGGCGGGATGTGGAGATCAACTTGCAAGGGACGTTTCACACCTCCCGCACGGCTTGTTCGACCATGTTGGCGCGCGGCAGAGGCCGGATCATCAATCTCGTTGGCGGAGGGACGGGCAACAGTTTCCCGCACGGTTCTGGATACGCATCGAGTAAAGCAGCGATCATGCGGCTGACCGAGTGTCTCAATGATACGACGATCGCTCATGGCGTACGCGCCTTTGCCGTCGACCCGGGGCTCGTACGCACTGACATGACGGAAAAGCAGTTGTTTTCGGAGGCAGGCAAAACTTATCTGCCCGCCATCCAGCAGCTCTTCGACGATGGCATCGATATCCACCCTTCTCGAGCTGCACTTCTTATCGCGGACATCGCCGCCGGCCGTTTCGATGTGCTTGCTGGTCGCCTGTTGCGCGGCGTCGACGATCGAGATGTGCTCGAAAAGGAAATGGACGCTTTGGCTGAAGCCGATGGAAGGGCATTGCGCTTCAGCGCGATAGAGCAACAGAAACTCTGA
- a CDS encoding aldo/keto reductase (PFAM: aldo/keto reductase~KEGG: ret:RHE_PE00404 oxidoreductase protein) — MDYRKLGPSGTVVTAYCLGTMTFGAEADEAASHKLLDDYFAWGGNFIDTADVYSAGKSEEIIGRWLKARPTEARQAIVATKGRFPMGNGPNDIGLSRRHLSQALDDSLRRLDLEQIDLYQMHAWDALTPIEETLRFLDDAVSSGKIGYYGFSNYVGWHIAKASEIAKARGYTRPVTLQPQYNLLVRDIELEIVAACQDAGMGLLPWSPLGGGWLTGKYKRDEMPTGATRLGENPNRGGESYAPRNALERTWAIIAVVEEIAKAHGVSMAQVALAWTAAQPAITSVILGARTPEQLADNLGAMKLKLSDDEMARLNDVSAPQPLDYPYGKGGINQRHRKIEGGR, encoded by the coding sequence ATGGATTATCGCAAGCTCGGTCCCAGCGGGACCGTCGTCACTGCCTATTGCCTCGGCACCATGACCTTTGGCGCGGAGGCCGACGAGGCCGCCTCGCACAAGCTGCTCGACGATTATTTCGCCTGGGGCGGCAATTTCATCGATACCGCCGATGTCTACAGCGCCGGCAAGTCGGAAGAGATCATCGGACGCTGGCTGAAGGCCCGACCGACCGAGGCCCGCCAAGCGATCGTCGCCACCAAGGGACGCTTTCCGATGGGCAACGGACCCAATGATATCGGCCTGTCGCGTCGGCATCTTAGCCAGGCGCTCGACGATTCGCTCCGCCGCCTCGACCTCGAGCAGATCGACCTCTACCAGATGCATGCCTGGGACGCGCTGACCCCGATCGAAGAGACGCTGCGTTTCCTCGATGATGCGGTATCCTCCGGCAAGATCGGCTATTACGGCTTCTCCAATTATGTCGGCTGGCACATTGCCAAGGCCTCGGAGATCGCCAAGGCGCGCGGTTATACCCGTCCGGTGACGCTGCAGCCGCAATATAACCTGCTGGTGCGCGACATCGAACTCGAGATCGTCGCGGCCTGCCAGGATGCCGGCATGGGTCTGTTGCCGTGGTCACCGCTCGGCGGCGGCTGGCTGACCGGCAAGTACAAGCGCGACGAGATGCCGACCGGCGCCACCCGCCTCGGCGAAAACCCCAATCGCGGCGGCGAATCCTATGCGCCGCGCAATGCGCTGGAGAGAACCTGGGCGATCATCGCTGTCGTCGAAGAGATCGCCAAGGCGCATGGTGTCAGCATGGCGCAGGTGGCGCTCGCCTGGACGGCGGCGCAGCCGGCGATCACCTCCGTGATCCTCGGCGCCCGCACACCGGAACAGCTCGCCGACAATCTCGGCGCCATGAAGCTCAAACTCTCCGACGACGAGATGGCGAGACTGAACGATGTGAGCGCGCCTCAGCCACTCGACTATCCCTACGGCAAGGGCGGCATCAACCAGCGCCATCGCAAGATCGAGGGTGGGCGGTAG